TAGGAAAAGCATATTGATTCATTGGGCGCAGTCCCTATAGGTAATTACAAAGCTGTATTCAATAAATAGATAGAGGTCACATACCTGCCATCCCAGTGGTAGTGGCGTAGTGGCAAAGGTTGAAAACACAATGATTGATTGCAGCACACGTTATACTCAATACAAAAACGTAATTCAGTAGAAAGATTTCACGTACCTGGCTTCCCATTCTTGTGATCTTCAgggaaaaaaattgaaaacagGCATTCATCACTACACTTCTTATATTCGACGAAATAACTTAATTCAATATGCATACTTAACGTGCACGGCATCCAATGGCTGTGGGCTTCGTGGAAAATATTGAAAACATATTGATTCATTGCCACAGTAATTATAGTTAATTGCAAAACTGAATTCAATAAATAGACAAAGTTCACGTACCTGCCATTCCAGCGGTAGTGGCGTTGTGGCAAAGGTTGAAAACACCATGATTGATTGCAGCACACGTTATACTCAATACAAAAACGTAATTCAGGTACCTGGCTTCCCATTCGTGTGAGCTTTagggaaaaaaatttaaatagACACTCATCCCTACACTTCTTATACTAAACGGAATAACTTAATTCAATATAAACACTTAATGTACCTGGCATCCCATCGGTGTGGGCTTCGTGGAAAATATGGAAAGCATATTGATTCATTGCCACAGTAACTAAAGTGAATTGCAAAACTGAATTCAATAAATAGACAGAGTTCACGTACCTGCCATCCCAGCGGTAGTGGTGTTGTGGCAAAGGTTGAAAACACAATGATTGATTGCAGAACACGTTATACTCAATACAAAAACGTAATTCACTCGAAAGATTTCACGTACCTGGCTTCTCATTCGTGTGAACTTTagggaaaaaaatttaaaacagaCACTCATCCCTACACTTCTTCTACTAAACGGAATAAATTAATTCATTCAACATACTTAACGTACTTGGCATCACGTCGGTGTGGGCTTCGTGCAAAATATTCAAAACATATGGATTCATTCCCGCCGTCATTATAGTTATTTGTTAATTGGAAAACTGAATTCAATAAATAGAAAAATGTCACGTACCTGCCATCTCAGCGGTTGTGGCTTGGTGGCAAAGATTGAAAACAGAGTGATGCATTGTAGCACACGTTTTGCTGAATACACAAACGTAATACAATAGACAGATTTCACGTACCGGACTCCGCATTCGTGTGAGCTTCAgggaaaaaaattgaaaacagGCGTTCATCCCTACACTTCTTATACTCAACGGAACAATTTAATTCAATATTCATACTTAACGTACCCGGCATCCCATCGGTGTCGGCTTCGTGAAAAATATGGAAAGCATATGGATTCATTGCCACAGTAATTATAGTTAATTGCAAAACTGAATTCAATAAATAGACAGAGTTCACGTACATGCCATACCAGCGGTCGTGGCTGTGTGGCAAAGATTGAAAACAGAATCATTCATCGCAGCATACGTTATACCAAAATACAAAAACGTAATTCAGTAGAAAGATTTCACGTACCTGGCTTCTCATTTGTGTGAGCTttagggaaaaaaattaaaaacagaCTAACTCACCCCTACAGTTCTTAAACTCCATCGAATAAAATTTAATAGACATACTAACGTACCTGGCATATCATCGGTGTGGGCTTCGTGGAAAATATGAAAAGCATATTGATTCATTGCCGCAGTCCCTATAGGTAATTACAAAGCTGTATTCAATAAATAGATAGAGGTCACATACCTGCcatcccagtggttgtggatttGTGGCAAAGATTGAAAACAGAGTGATTCATTGCAGCACACGTTATGCTGAATAAATAAACAACATAATCGACAGATTTCACGTACCTGACGTCTCACTCGCGTGCGCTTTCGAAGAAAAAATTCATAACAGACTGACTTATCCCTACATTTTTAAACTCAACAGAATAACTTATTTCAATAGACACACTTAACGTACTTGGCATCACATCGGGTTCGGCTTCATGCAAAATATTGAAAGCGTAATGGTTCATTTTTACAGTCAGTATAGTTAATTCGATGTCACGTACCTGTCATCCCATCCGCTGTGGCTTTTTGACAAAGGTTGAAAACACAATGATTCATTGGAGCACACGTTATACTGAATTAACAAACGTAATACAATAGACAGATTTCACGTACCCGGCTTCTCATTCGTGTGAGCTtctggaaaaaaaatttaaaacggGCATTCATCCCTACACTTCTTATACTCAACGGAATAAATTAATTCAATCGACATATACTTAACgtaatattctagaggaatttgacatcccacattTGATataaagaagtaaagaaagcctcgggagctatgcaaacggggaaggcagctgggcaggATCGATCAtttaacagcagatttgttgaaggatggtgggcacattgttgtagaagaactggccaccctgtgtacgcaatgcctcatgacctcgagcgtaccggaatcatggaagaacgccaacataatcttaagccacaagaaaggggacgcgaaagacgaaaaattatagaccgatcagcctactgtcctttgcctacaaagtctttactaaggtaatcgcaaatagattcaggaacaccttagactgcTGTAAACCAAATGACCAGGCAGtgtttcgtaaaggctactcaacaatagaccatattcacactatcaatcaggtgatagagaaatatgcgtattataaccaacacttatatatagctttcattgattacgagaaagcgtttgattcagtcgaagcctcagcacTCATGCAAGCATTagggaatcaaggtgtagacgagccgtacgtaaaaatactgaaagatatctatagcggctcccacagccaccgtagtcctccataaagaaagcagcaaaatccaaACAAAGaggggcgtcaggcagggagatacgatctctccaatgctattcacagcgtgtttacaggaggtattcagagacatggatcgggaaaaattggggataacagttcatggagaataccttagtaacttgcgattcgctgatgatattgccttgcttagtaactcaggggaccaattgcgatgcgtgctcactgacctggacaggcaaagcagaagggttggtctaaaaattaatctgcagaaaactaaagtaatgtttaacagtctcggaagagaacagttgtttacgataggtagtgaggcactggaagtggtaagggaatacatctacttaggacagatagtgactgcggatccggatcatgagactgaaataatcagaagaataagaatgggctggggtgcgtttggcaggcattctcagatcaaggacagcaggttgccattatcccccaagagaaaagtttataacagctgtgtcttaccagtactcacctacgggacagaaacatggaggcttacgaaaagggttctacttaaatttagggcgacgcaacgagctatggaaagaagaatgataggtgtaacgttaagggataagaaaagatcagattgggtgagggaacaaacgcgagttaaggacatcttagttgaaatcaagaaaaagaaatgggcatgggcagggcgcGTAATgtggagggaaaataaccgatagtcattaagggttacggactggattccaagagaagggaagcgcagcagggggcggcaggaagttatgcggagggatgagattaagaagtttgcagggacaacatggccacaataagcacatgaccggggtagttggagaagtatgggatatgcctttgccctacagtgggcgaagccaggctgctgctgctgctgctgctgctgctgctgctgatgatgatgatgatgatgatgatgatgatgatgatgatgatgattacgacgtcgatgacgacgacgacgatgacgacgacgacgacgacgacgacgacgacttaaCGTACTTGACATGACATCAGCGTGGGCTTGGCGGAAAATATTGAAAACATATTGGTTCATTGCCGCTGTCAATATAGTTGATTGGAAAATTGAATTCAATAAATAGACATATTTCACATACCCGTCAACTCAGCTGTTTCAGCTTTGCGGCGAAGATTCTAAACAACGATTCATTGCAGCACACGTTATACTCAATACAAAAACGTAATTCAGTAGAAAGATTTCACGTACTTAGCATCTCATTCGCGTGAGCTTTCGAGAGAAAAATTTAAAACAAGCTGATTTTTCCCTACACTTTTTATAATCAGCGGAATAACTAAATTCAATAGACATACTTAACGTACCTGGCATCACATCGGTTGGGGTTTCATGCAAAATATTACAAACATGTTGATTCGTTACTTCCATCATTATATTAATGGGAAAGCTTAATTCAATAACCAGTCAGATTACACGTTGGCACCTGGCATGTCATTAGTGTTGCCTAGGAGAAAAACTGAAAATAGATTGAATCATCGCTACATTTGCGATACTGAATGGAATAACTTAATTTAAAAAATGGTCATAATTTATCTCTGACGACTTTACAATTATGCGAATAGCACACACGCGTCATATGTGAGGCGTGTACTTCAGCTGGGCTCCTGTCCCGCACTTCTCTCTTGGCATGACGCATCATTTAACGCCGTTGCCACAAAGTCCGCGTGAAGTCTGAGCGTGGCCTCCTAGATGCGTGGCGTGGCAATGCGTGCGAACAATGAGCATATTTGCATCCCACCCGGCTGGCATTCATGGTGCAGTGTGCTAAACTGCCGGGCTGCTTGCTTGAGGAACCCGTGCAAAGCGGGTTCAATTCCTGCTAGCATCACAAAAAAGTGTATTATTTTCAGACGGCACTGCCTTCGAAATCGGCCGACATTTCTAGACACAATATTCGGCATCGGTCCAAGAAAACATCTCAATAGGTTACATGGCAGGAAAAAAACTAGTGTGACAATGCCAAGAGCAATTCGTGTTATTGGACattatatgtatgtgtgtgtctggCACCTCATCACTGTTGGCTTTGTGGGAAAGATTAAAAAAAGATCGATTCATTGCTGCACTCAATACAGTTAACGAAATTATTTAGTTCAATAGACAAATTTCGCTTGCCTGGCATCTAAACGGTACAGATTTTGTGGTAAAGAGTGAAaacagattgattgattgcttaAGTCATCGTTAACAAACAGAAAAacgaataaagaaacaaactaatTTAACGTCCCTGGCATGCAGCCCGTGTTGGCCTTGGGTGAAACACCGAAAACAGATTGATTCATCGCTACACTTGTGATACTTAACGGAATAGCTTAAATCAATGCACCAATTTCACTTACTAGGCAACTGATCGGTGCTGTCTTCATGAAAAAGATTCAAACTAGATTGATTCTTTGCTGCAGTGAATAAAGTTCACAGGAAAACCTGACACAATTAAACGAGAGATTTCATGTACTTTGCCTGGCCTTGGTGCTGGCTTTAAGAAAGAGATTGAAAACAGATTGATTCATCACTACACTTCATATGGTTAACAAAATCATTTCATTCAATTACAGATTTAACGTACCTGGCATCCCATCGGTGTCGGCTATGTGGAAAGCATAATGATTAAATTCCTGCACTCTTTATCTTCAACGGAACAATTTATTTGAATAGACAGATTTCACGCACAAGGCGTTTCATTGGTGTTGGCTATGTAGAAAAGATAGGAAGCAGagtgattcatcactgcactcGTTATGGttaacaaaataatttcattcaataGAGAGATTTCCCGTACCTGGCATCCTATTGGTGCTGgctatgtagaaaatatattAATTGCTGCACTCTTTATTTTCAACAAAATAATAACCAATTGACAGATTTCACGCACCTGGCTTTTCATCGCTGTTGGCTATTTTGTAGATATTTAAAACGGAGTGATTCATTTCTGCACTCCATATGGTTAACAaaatcatttcattcgattacagatttcacgtacctggcatCCTATCGGTGTGGGCTATGTGGAAAGTATAATGATTAATTCCTGCGCTCTTTATCCTCAACGGAAAATTTTATTTGAATGGACAGATTTCACGCACCTGGCGTTTCATTGGtgttggctatgtagaaaatatattAATTGCTGCACTCTTTATTTTCAACACGATAACTTAATTCAATGGACAGATTTCACGCACCTGGCTTTTCATTGGTGTTGGCTATTTTGTAGATATTTAAAATGGAGTGATTCATGTCTGCACTCCATATGGTTAACAAAATCATTTCATTCAATTACAGATTTCACGTACCTGGCGTTTCATTGGTGTTGGCTATGTAGAAAAGATAGGAAGCAGagtgattcatcactgcactcGTTATGGtcaacaaaataatttcattcaatagagagatttcacgtacctggcatcctattggtgttggctatgtagaaaatatattAATTGCAGCACTCTTTATTTTCAACAGAATAATTTATTTCAATGAACagatttcacgtacctggcatttcattgttgttggctatgtggaaaagataggaagcagaatgattcatcactgcactcataatggttaccaaaataatttcattcaatgCAAAGATTCCACGTACCTGGTATCCTACTGGtgttggctatgtagaaaatatattAATTACTTGCTGCGCACTTTATTCTGAATAGAATAATTTAATGCAATGAACAGATTTCACGCACCTggcatttcattgttgttggctATGTAGAAAAGATAGAAAGCAGAATGATTCATCAGTGCACTCGTTATGGtcaacaaaataatttcattcaatagagagatttcacgtacctggcatCCTATTGGTTttggctatgtagaaaatatattAATTGCAGCACTCTTTATTTTCAACAGAATAATTTATTTCAATGAACAGATTTCACGTACCTGGTATTTCATTGTTGTTGGCTATGTGGAAAAGATAGGAAGCAGAatgattcatcactgcactcatcatggttaccaaaataatttcattcaatgCAAAGATTCCACGTACCTGGCATCCTACTGGTGTTGCCTATGTAGAAAATATATTAATTACTTGCTGCGCACTTTATTCTGAATAGAATAATTTAATTAAATGAACagatttcacgtacctggcatttcattgttgttggctATGTGGAAAAGATAGGAAGCAGAATGGTTCATCACTGCACTCGTTATGGtcaacaaaataatttcattcaataGAGAGAGTTCACGTACCTGGCATCCTATTGGtgttggctatgtagaaaatatattAATTGCAGCACTCTTTATTTTCAACATAATAATTTATTTCAATGAACAGATTTTACGTACCGGGTATTTCATTGTTGTTGGCTATGTGGAAAAGATAGGAAGCAGAatgattcatcactgcactcattatggttaccaaaataatttcattcagtGCAAGCATTCCAGGGACCTGGCATCCTACTGGtgttggctatgtagaaaatatattAATTACTTGCTGCGCACATTATTCTGAATAGAATAATTTAATTCAATGAACAGATTTCACGTGCCTggcatttcattgttgttggctatgtagaaaagataggaagcagaatgattcatcactgcactcGTTATGGtcaacaaaataatttcattcaataGAGAGAGTTCACGTACCTGGCATCCTATTGGtgttggctatgtagaaaatatAATAATTGCAGCACTCTTTATTTTCAACAGAATAATTTATTTCAATGAACagatttcacgtacctggcatTTCATTCTTGTTGGCTATGTGGAAACGATAGGAAGCAGAatgattcatcactgcactcattatggttaccaaaataatttcattcaatgCAAAGATTCCAGGGACCTGGCATCCTACTGGtgttggctatgtagaaaatatattAATTACTTGCTGCGCACTTTATTCTGAATAGAATCATTTAATTCAATGAACagatttcacgtacctggcatttcattgttgttggctatgtagaaaagataggaagcagagtgattcatcactgcactcGTTATGGTCaagaaaataatttcattcaataGAGAGAGTTCACGTACCTGGCATCCTATTGGtgttggctatgtagaaaatatattAATTGCAGCACTCTTTATTTTCAACAGAATAATTTATTTCAATGAACAGATTTTACGTACCTGGTATTTCATTGTTGTTGGCTATGTGGAAAAGATAGAAAAGATAGGAAGCAGAatgattcatcactgcactcatcatggttaccaaaataatttcattcaatgCAAACATTCCAGGGACCTGGCATCCTACTGGtgttggctatgtagaaaatatattAATTACTTTCTGCGCACATTATTCTGAATAGAATAATTTAATTCAATGAACAGATTTCACGTGCCTggcatttcattgttgttggctATGTAGAAAAGATAGGAAGCAGAATGATTCATTACTGCACTCGTTATGGtcaacaaaataatttcattcaataGAGAGAGTTCACGTACCTGGCATCCTATTGGtgttggctatgtagaaaatatattAATTGCAGCACTCTTTATTTTCAACAGAATAATTTATTTCAATGAACagatttcacgtacctggcatttcattgttgttggctATGTGGAAACGATAGGAAGCAGAatgattcatcactgcactcattatggttaccaaaataatttcattcaatgCAAACATTCCAGCTGGCATCCTACTGGtgttggctatgtagaaaatatattAATTACTTGCTGCGCACTTTATTCTGAATAGAATCATTTAATTCAATGAACagatttcacgtacctggcatTTCATTGTTGTTGACTATGTAGAAAAGATAGGAAGCAGagtgattcatcactgcactcGTTATGGtcaacaaaataatttcattcaataGAGAGAGTTCACGTACCTGGCATCCTATTGGtgttggctatgtagaaaatatattAATTGCAGCACTCTTTATTTTCAACAGAATAATTTATTTCAATGAACAGATTCCACGTACCTGGCATTTCATTGTTGTTGACTATGTGGAAAAGATTGGAAGCAGAatgattcatcactgcactcatcatggttaccaaaataatttcattcaatgCAAACATTCCAGAAACCTGGCATCCTACTGGTGTTAgctatgtagaaaatatattAATTACTTGCTGCGCACTTTATTCTCAATAGAACAATTTATTTCAATGAACAGATTTCACGTGCCTggcatttcattgttgttggctatgtagaaaagataggaagcagaatgattcatcactgcactcGTTATGGtcaacaaaataatttcattcaataGAGAGAGTTCCCGTACCTggcatttcattgttgttggctatgtggaaaagataggaagcaaaatgattcatcactgcactcatcatggttaccaaaataatttcattcaatgCAAACATTCTAGGGACCTGGCATTCTACTGGtgttggctatgtagaaaatatattAATTACTTGCTGCGCACTTTATTCTGAATAGAATAATTTAATTGAATGAACagatttcacgtacctggcatttcattgttgttggctatgtagaaaagataggaagcagagtgattcatcactgcactcGTTATGGtcaacaaaataatttcattcaataGAGAGAGTTCACGTACCTGGCATCCTATTGGtgttggctatgtagaaaatatattAATTGCAGCACTGTTTATTTTCAACAGAATAATTTATTTCAATGAACAGATTTTACGTACCTGCTATTTCATTGTTGTTGGCTATGTGGAAAAGATAGAAAAGATAGGAAGCAGAatgattcatcactgcactcatcatggttaccaaaataatttcattcaatgCAAACATTCCAGGGACCTGGCACCGTACTGGtgttggctatgtagaaaatatattAATTACTTGCTGCGCACTTTATTCTGAATAGAATAATTTAATTCAATGAACAGATTTCACGTGCCTggcatttcattgttgttggctATGTAGAAAAGATAGGAAGTAGAatgattcatcactgcactcGTTATGGTCAACAAAATAATTTCTTTCAATAGAGAGAGTTCACGTACCTGGCATCCTATTGGtgttggctatgtagaaaatatattAATTGCAGCACTCTTTATTTTCAACAGAATAATTTATTTCAATGAACAGATTTCACGTGCGTggcatttcattgttgttggctATGTGGAAACGATAGGAAGCAGAatgattcatcactgcactcattatggttaccaaaataatttcattcaatgCAAAGATTACAGGGTCCTGGCATCCTACTGGtgttggctatgtagaaaatatattAATTACTTGCTGCGCACTTTATTCTGAATAGAATAATTTAATTGAATGAACagatttcacgtacctggcatTTCATCGTTGTTGGCTATGTAGAAAAGATAGGAAGCAGagtgattcatcactgcactcGTTATGGtcaacaaaataatttcattcaataGAGTGAGTTCCCGTACCTggcatttcattgttgttggctatgtggaaaagataggaagcagaatgattcatcactgcactcatcacggttaccaaaataatttcattcaatgCAAACATTCCAGGGACCTGGCATTCTACTGGtgttggctatgtagaaaatatattAATTACTTGCTGCGCACTTTATTCTGAATAGAATAATTTAATTGAATGAACagatttcacgtacctggcatttcattgttgttggctatgtag
This Dermacentor albipictus isolate Rhodes 1998 colony chromosome 1, USDA_Dalb.pri_finalv2, whole genome shotgun sequence DNA region includes the following protein-coding sequences:
- the LOC135909931 gene encoding uncharacterized protein isoform X16 yields the protein MPANTNRMPANTNETPANTNETPADTDGMPEAHTNEKPATADGMTGTAAMNQYAFHIFHEAHTDDMPAHTNEKPATTAGMASDTDGMPAHTNAESATTAEMAVHTNEKPAHSHWMPCTLNHKNGKPAHTDDMPAHTNEKPATTAGMAYHTHWIPCTLNHKNEKPATADGMAAHIDGMPGPEKMSTRAMMSTPGPEIPSTHDLAWTEGEIPCTRQMCMMACARDNQDRIVIDAACAGWGRCTCKFHP
- the LOC135909931 gene encoding uncharacterized protein isoform X8, with the translated sequence MPANTNRMPANTNETPANTNETPADTDGMPEAHTNEKPATADGMTGTAAMNQYAFHIFHEAHTDDMPAHTNEKPATTAGMASDTDGMPAHTNAESATTAEMAVHTNEKPAHTDGMPAHTNGKPAHSHWMPCTLNHKNGKPAHTDDMPAHTNEKPATTAGMAYHTHWIPCTLNHKNEKPATADGMAAHIDGMPGPEKMSTRAMMSTPGPEIPSTHDLAWTEGEIPCTRQMCMMACARDNQDRIVIDAACAGWGRCTCKFHP
- the LOC135909931 gene encoding rho family-interacting cell polarization regulator 1-like isoform X13, which translates into the protein MPANTNRMPANTNETPANTNETPADTDGMPEAHTNEKPATADGMTGTAAMNQYAFHIFHEAHTDDMPAHTNEKPATTAGMASDTDGMPAHTNAESATTAEMAAHTDVMPIHTNEKPAHSHWMPCTLNHKNGKPAHTDDMPAHTNEKPATTAGMAYHTHWIPCTLNHKNEKPATADGMAAHIDGMPGPEKMSTRAMMSTPGPEIPSTHDLAWTEGEIPCTRQMCMMACARDNQDRIVIDAACAGWGRCTCKFHP
- the LOC135909931 gene encoding rho family-interacting cell polarization regulator 1-like isoform X2, which encodes MPANTNRMPANTNETPANTNETPADTDGMPEAHTNEKPATADGMTGTAAMNQYAFHIFHEAHTDDMPAHTNEKPATTAGMASDTDGMPAHTNAESATTAEMAAHTDVMPIHTNEKPAHTDGMPAHTNGKPAHSHWMPCTLNHKNGKPAHTDDMPAHTNEKPATTAGMAYHTHWIPCTLNHKNEKPATADGMAAHIDGMPGPEKMSTRAMMSTPGPEIPSTHDLAWTEGEIPCTRQMCMMACARDNQDRIVIDAACAGWGRCTCKFHP
- the LOC135909931 gene encoding uncharacterized protein isoform X6; amino-acid sequence: MPANTNETPANTNETPADTDGMPAHTNEKPATADGMTGTAAMNQYAFHIFHEAHTDDMPAHTNEKPATTAGMASDTDGMPAHTNAESATTAEMAAHTDVMPSTLIHTNEKPAHTDGMPAHTNGKPAHSHWMPCTLNHKNGKPAHTDDMPAHTNEKPATTAGMAYHTHWIPCTLNHKNEKPATADGMAAHIDGMPGPEKMSTRAMMSTPGPEIPSTHDLAWTEGEIPCTRQMCMMACARDNQDRIVIDAACAGWGRCTCKFHP
- the LOC135909931 gene encoding uncharacterized protein isoform X18; the protein is MPANTNETPADTDGMPEAHTNEKPATADGMTAHTDDMPAHTNEKPATTAGMASDTDGMPAHTNAESATTAEMAAHTDVMPSTLIHTNEKPAHTDGMPAHTNGKPAHSHWMPCTLNHKNGKPAHTDDMPAHTNEKPATTAGMAYHTHWIPCTLNHKNEKPATADGMAAHIDGMPGPEKMSTRAMMSTPGPEIPSTHDLAWTEGEIPCTRQMCMMACARDNQDRIVIDAACAGWGRCTCKFHP
- the LOC135909931 gene encoding uncharacterized protein isoform X17, with translation MPANTNRMPANTNETPEAHTNEKPATADGMTAHTDDMPAHTNEKPATTAGMASDTDGMPAHTNAESATTAEMAAHTDVMPSTLIHTNEKPAHTDGMPAHTNGKPAHSHWMPCTLNHKNGKPAHTDDMPAHTNEKPATTAGMAYHTHWIPCTLNHKNEKPATADGMAAHIDGMPGPEKMSTRAMMSTPGPEIPSTHDLAWTEGEIPCTRQMCMMACARDNQDRIVIDAACAGWGRCTCKFHP
- the LOC135909931 gene encoding uncharacterized protein isoform X15; its protein translation is MPANTNRMPANTNETPEAHTNEKPATADGMTAHASETSAHTDDMPAHTNEKPATTAGMASDTDGMPAHTNAESATTAEMAAHTDVMPSTLIHTNEKPAHTDGMPAHTNGKPAHSHWMPCTLNHKNGKPAHTDDMPAHTNEKPATTAGMAYHTHWIPCTLNHKNEKPATADGMAAHIDGMPGPEKMSTRAMMSTPGPEIPSTHDLAWTEGEIPCTRQMCMMACARDNQDRIVIDAACAGWGRCTCKFHP
- the LOC135909931 gene encoding uncharacterized protein isoform X4, whose amino-acid sequence is MPANTNETPANTNETPADTDGMPEAHTNEKPATADGMTGTAAMNQYAFHIFHEAHTDDMPAHTNEKPATTAGMASDTDGMPAHTNAESATTAEMAAHTDVMPSTLIHTNEKPAHTDGMPAHTNGKPAHSHWMPCTLNHKNGKPAHTDDMPAHTNEKPATTAGMAYHTHWIPCTLNHKNEKPATADGMAAHIDGMPGPEKMSTRAMMSTPGPEIPSTHDLAWTEGEIPCTRQMCMMACARDNQDRIVIDAACAGWGRCTCKFHP
- the LOC135909931 gene encoding uncharacterized protein isoform X3 → MPANTNRMPANTNETPANTNETPADTDGMPEAHTNEKPATADGMTGTAAMNQYAFHIFHEAHTDDMPAHTNEKPATTAGMASDTDGMPAHTNAESATTAEMAAHTDVMPSTLIHTNEKPAHTDGMPAHTNGKPAHSHWMPCTLNHKNGKPAHTDDMPAHTNEKPATTAGMAYHTHWIPCTLNHKNEKPATADGMAGPEKMSTRAMMSTPGPEIPSTHDLAWTEGEIPCTRQMCMMACARDNQDRIVIDAACAGWGRCTCKFHP
- the LOC135909931 gene encoding uncharacterized protein isoform X7, coding for MPANTNRMPANTNETPANTNETPADTDGMPEAHTNEKPATADGMTGTAAMNQYAFHIFHEAHTDDMPAHTNEKPATTAGMASDTDGMPAHTNAESATTAEMAAHTDVMPSTLIHTNEKPAHTDGMPAHTNGKPAHSHWMPCTLNHKNGKPAHTDDMPAHTNEKPATTAGMAYHTHWIPCTLNHKNEKPATADGMAAHIDGMPGPEKMSTRAMMSTPDLAWTEGEIPCTRQMCMMACARDNQDRIVIDAACAGWGRCTCKFHP
- the LOC135909931 gene encoding uncharacterized protein isoform X1, with protein sequence MPANTNRMPANTNETPANTNETPADTDGMPEAHTNEKPATADGMTGTAAMNQYAFHIFHEAHTDDMPAHTNEKPATTAGMASDTDGMPAHTNAESATTAEMAAHTDVMPSTLIHTNEKPAHTDGMPAHTNGKPAHSHWMPCTLNHKNGKPAHTDDMPAHTNEKPATTAGMAYHTHWIPCTLNHKNEKPATADGMAAHIDGMPGPEKMSTRAMMSTPGPEIPSTHDLAWTEGEIPCTRQMCMMACARDNQDRIVIDAACAGWGRCTCKFHP
- the LOC135909931 gene encoding uncharacterized protein isoform X5, with amino-acid sequence MPANTNRMPANTNETPANTNETPADTDGMPEAHTNEKPATADGMTAHASETSAHTDDMPAHTNEKPATTAGMASDTDGMPAHTNAESATTAEMAAHTDVMPSTLIHTNEKPAHTDGMPAHTNGKPAHSHWMPCTLNHKNGKPAHTDDMPAHTNEKPATTAGMAYHTHWIPCTLNHKNEKPATADGMAAHIDGMPGPEKMSTRAMMSTPGPEIPSTHDLAWTEGEIPCTRQMCMMACARDNQDRIVIDAACAGWGRCTCKFHP
- the LOC135909931 gene encoding uncharacterized protein isoform X19, which codes for MPANTNETPEAHTNEKPATADGMTAHASETSAHTDDMPAHTNEKPATTAGMASDTDGMPAHTNAESATTAEMAAHTDVMPSTLIHTNEKPAHTDGMPAHTNGKPAHSHWMPCTLNHKNGKPAHTDDMPAHTNEKPATTAGMAYHTHWIPCTLNHKNEKPATADGMAAHIDGMPGPEKMSTRAMMSTPGPEIPSTHDLAWTEGEIPCTRQMCMMACARDNQDRIVIDAACAGWGRCTCKFHP